In Streptococcus sp. SN-1, a single genomic region encodes these proteins:
- a CDS encoding YdcF family protein: MYLVIGIILAFIVSFWKDNRSLWNPVLFLLSLISSYFYLGYLFYQNGYEKIHFAFFIFPFILLPILIFLSGIFLIYNGVILLKREGRSKANYLSMLLGIVILVFFALMLFRFGDRDALFATNHFLNILFVFIFYSYFIFGFAFTGFMLYSILYLFIPKKKHYDFIIIHGAGLLGGEKVTPLLKRRIDKAVEAYHKSKNSNIKIIASGGQGGDEKISEAQAITNYLLTETDVPQDAIILEDQSRTTYENLLFSKELGEKLVAKPQFLFVTNDYHVFRTSTYARKLKMKGDGLGCRTAGYYIPSAFIREYVALCVKMKWLFLAFYVLLSVLILIAYKGVIW; the protein is encoded by the coding sequence ATGTATCTCGTTATAGGAATTATATTAGCCTTTATAGTGTCATTTTGGAAAGATAACAGAAGTTTGTGGAATCCAGTATTATTTTTATTATCCCTCATTTCAAGTTATTTTTATCTAGGCTACCTTTTTTATCAAAATGGGTATGAGAAGATTCATTTCGCTTTTTTTATATTTCCCTTTATTTTACTTCCGATACTGATTTTTCTAAGTGGCATCTTTTTAATCTATAATGGGGTCATTTTGTTGAAGCGAGAGGGACGTTCAAAGGCCAATTATCTCTCCATGCTCCTTGGAATAGTCATTTTGGTATTTTTTGCTTTGATGTTATTTCGCTTTGGAGATAGAGACGCTTTATTTGCCACCAATCACTTTCTAAACATTTTATTTGTATTCATTTTCTACTCTTATTTTATTTTTGGCTTTGCTTTTACGGGTTTTATGCTGTACTCTATCTTGTATCTCTTTATTCCTAAGAAGAAGCATTATGATTTTATTATCATTCACGGTGCTGGTTTATTAGGCGGAGAAAAGGTAACACCTTTGCTAAAGAGGAGAATTGATAAGGCGGTAGAAGCTTACCACAAGTCTAAGAATTCTAACATAAAAATTATTGCCAGTGGTGGTCAAGGAGGAGATGAAAAGATTTCTGAAGCGCAGGCCATTACAAACTATCTGCTTACGGAGACAGATGTTCCCCAAGATGCGATTATTCTGGAGGATCAATCAAGGACTACCTACGAGAACCTTCTCTTTTCTAAGGAACTTGGCGAGAAACTGGTAGCCAAACCTCAATTCCTCTTTGTAACAAATGATTATCATGTCTTTAGAACAAGTACCTATGCTCGTAAGTTAAAAATGAAGGGAGATGGCCTCGGATGTAGGACGGCAGGCTACTACATACCATCTGCTTTTATTCGGGAGTACGTAGCGCTCTGTGTCAAGATGAAATGGCTTTTCCTTGCTTTTTATGTCCTGCTATCAGTCCTCATTTTGATAGCCTATAAAGGGGTTATTTGGTAG
- a CDS encoding Rrf2 family transcriptional regulator: MQIPSRFTIATHMLIIIALEGKESKVTSDFLAASVGVNPVIIRKTLSQLKKAELISVARGTGGTEIVKDLKDISLLDVYQAVECLGKTGQLFSFHDNPNPNCPVGAHIHDVLDQKLERIQLAMEAELGQTSLEQVVADAESQMKD, encoded by the coding sequence ATGCAAATTCCGAGTAGATTTACCATTGCGACTCATATGCTGATAATTATTGCCCTCGAGGGGAAGGAAAGCAAGGTGACCAGTGATTTTTTAGCTGCTAGTGTCGGGGTCAATCCTGTCATTATCAGAAAGACCTTGTCTCAGTTGAAGAAGGCAGAGCTGATTTCAGTAGCGCGTGGAACAGGTGGGACAGAGATTGTTAAGGATCTCAAGGACATTAGTCTTTTAGATGTTTATCAAGCGGTTGAGTGTCTTGGTAAGACAGGTCAACTCTTTAGTTTCCATGACAATCCAAATCCAAATTGCCCAGTTGGAGCTCATATTCATGATGTTTTGGATCAAAAATTGGAGAGAATTCAGCTGGCTATGGAGGCTGAACTTGGTCAGACCAGTCTAGAACAAGTCGTGGCTGATGCGGAGAGTCAAATGAAGGATTAG
- a CDS encoding metallophosphoesterase, protein MTKIALLSDIHGNTTALEAVLADARQLGVDEYWLLGDILMPGTGRRRILDLLVQLPITARVLGNWEDSLWHGVRKELDSTRPSQRYLLRQCQYVLEEISLEEIELLHNQPLQLHRQFGDLTVGISHHLPDKNWGRELIHTGSQEDFDRLVTNPPCDIAVYGHIHQQLLRYGTGGQLIVNPGSIGQPFFLDAQLRKDLRAQYMILEFDDKGLVDMDFRRVDYDVAAELQLAKDLKLPYFEVYYESLVNGIHHTHHQEFLRELAQKEGYDRELDAWLKSGND, encoded by the coding sequence ATGACGAAAATAGCTCTTCTTTCAGATATTCATGGAAATACCACCGCCTTGGAGGCTGTTTTGGCAGATGCTCGGCAGCTAGGAGTGGATGAATACTGGCTTTTGGGAGATATTCTCATGCCAGGGACAGGGCGTAGAAGGATTTTGGACTTGTTGGTTCAACTACCGATTACGGCTAGAGTTTTGGGAAACTGGGAAGACAGTCTGTGGCATGGTGTCCGTAAGGAATTGGATAGTACTCGTCCCAGTCAACGCTATCTCTTGCGCCAGTGCCAGTATGTTTTAGAGGAAATTTCCCTAGAAGAAATCGAACTGCTCCACAATCAACCCCTCCAGCTTCATCGTCAGTTTGGGGATTTGACGGTGGGAATTAGCCATCATCTGCCTGATAAGAACTGGGGGCGTGAGTTGATTCATACTGGGTCGCAAGAGGATTTTGACCGCTTGGTGACCAATCCGCCTTGTGATATTGCTGTTTATGGTCATATTCACCAGCAGTTGCTTCGTTACGGGACTGGTGGGCAATTGATTGTCAATCCGGGTTCAATTGGCCAGCCTTTCTTTCTAGATGCCCAGTTGCGGAAGGACTTGCGAGCCCAGTATATGATTTTAGAGTTTGATGACAAGGGCTTGGTAGATATGGACTTCCGACGGGTAGACTACGATGTGGCAGCTGAATTGCAGCTAGCTAAAGACCTCAAACTTCCCTATTTTGAGGTTTACTATGAAAGTCTGGTCAATGGTATCCACCATACTCATCATCAGGAATTTCTGAGAGAATTAGCCCAGAAAGAGGGTTATGATAGGGAATTAGATGCTTGGTTGAAAAGTGGTAACGATTGA
- a CDS encoding metal-dependent transcriptional regulator — MTPNKEDYLKCIYEIGIDLHKITNKEIAARMQVSPPAVTEMIKRMKSENLILKDKECGYLLTDLGLKLVSELYRKHRLIEVFLVHHLDYTSDQIHEEAEVLEHTVSDLFVERLDKLLGFPKTCPHGGTIPAKGELLVEINNLPLADIKEAGSYRLTRVHDSFDILSYLDKHSLHIGDSLQVKQFDGFSNTFTILSKDEDLQVNMDIAKQLYVEKIN, encoded by the coding sequence ATGACCCCGAATAAAGAAGATTATCTAAAGTGTATTTACGAAATTGGCATAGACCTGCATAAAATCACCAACAAGGAAATTGCGGCTCGCATGCAAGTCTCTCCCCCTGCCGTAACTGAAATGATTAAACGGATGAAAAGTGAAAATCTCATCCTCAAGGACAAGGAATGTGGCTATCTACTGACTGATCTCGGACTCAAACTGGTCTCTGAGCTCTATCGTAAACACCGCTTGATTGAAGTTTTTCTAGTTCATCATTTAGACTATACGAGTGACCAGATTCATGAGGAAGCTGAGGTCTTGGAACACACTGTATCTGACCTGTTCGTGGAAAGACTGGATAAATTGCTAGGTTTCCCTAAAACCTGCCCCCACGGAGGAACCATTCCTGCCAAGGGAGAACTCCTAGTTGAAATCAATAACCTGCCACTAGCTGACATCAAGGAAGCTGGCTCCTATCGCCTGACTCGGGTGCACGATAGTTTTGACATTCTCAGTTATCTGGACAAGCACTCACTTCACATCGGTGATTCGCTCCAAGTCAAGCAGTTTGATGGCTTCAGCAACACCTTCACTATCCTTAGTAAAGACGAGGATTTACAAGTGAATATGGACATTGCCAAACAACTCTATGTCGAAAAAATCAACTAA
- a CDS encoding nicotinamide mononucleotide transporter, giving the protein MKKSLKIFATSKWFDLFGVALVVGIAIASGYLNSRLDKFVDWGPWIALVPFGLISVTNVGISMLSTRFTGKLSKWGNYFGIVNTILSGAIDYILGNKAAIITYPVTFLIYTFAIKKWEASQEGRPNQMSQKQVKVAAIIISIIAFLFAFVTNYIGYGGKMNLLAYVTTIAFALSLIANALNALKLTTQWGFWLIYNFVQLTKAGIQGNFANIGKYIFYILNAIGALFVWNDEEVK; this is encoded by the coding sequence ATGAAAAAATCACTAAAAATTTTTGCGACATCTAAATGGTTTGACCTCTTTGGAGTTGCTTTGGTCGTTGGGATTGCGATTGCATCTGGTTACCTCAACTCCCGCCTCGATAAATTTGTAGACTGGGGACCATGGATAGCTCTTGTTCCCTTTGGATTGATTTCCGTAACCAATGTTGGGATTTCCATGTTGTCCACTCGTTTCACGGGAAAATTAAGCAAATGGGGAAATTATTTTGGTATTGTTAATACCATTTTGTCCGGTGCTATTGATTATATCCTTGGAAATAAGGCGGCTATTATCACCTATCCCGTCACCTTCCTCATTTATACCTTTGCTATTAAGAAATGGGAAGCTTCGCAAGAAGGCAGACCCAACCAAATGAGCCAAAAACAGGTAAAAGTGGCGGCCATCATCATTTCAATCATCGCCTTCCTCTTTGCCTTTGTGACCAACTATATCGGATATGGGGGCAAGATGAATCTCCTTGCCTACGTAACAACTATTGCCTTCGCACTGTCTCTCATTGCCAATGCTTTGAATGCATTGAAACTAACAACTCAGTGGGGTTTTTGGTTGATTTACAATTTCGTTCAGCTGACAAAGGCTGGCATTCAAGGAAACTTTGCCAATATCGGAAAATACATCTTTTATATCCTCAATGCAATCGGAGCTTTATTTGTATGGAATGATGAAGAAGTAAAATAA
- the dtd gene encoding D-aminoacyl-tRNA deacylase: MKIIIQRVKKAQVSIEGQVQGKINQGLLLLVGVGPEDQEEDLDYAVRKLVNMRIFSDAEGKMNLSVKDIEGEILSISQFTLFADTKKGNRPAFTGAAKPDMASDFYDAFNQKLAQEIPVQTGIFGADMQVELVNDGPVTIILDTKNR; encoded by the coding sequence ATGAAAATCATTATCCAACGGGTTAAAAAAGCCCAAGTGAGTATCGAAGGTCAGGTTCAGGGAAAAATCAATCAGGGACTCTTATTGCTGGTTGGTGTTGGACCAGAGGACCAAGAGGAAGATTTGGACTATGCTGTGAGAAAGCTTGTCAACATGCGGATTTTTTCAGACGCAGAAGGCAAGATGAATCTGTCTGTCAAAGATATTGAAGGAGAAATCCTCTCTATTTCTCAGTTTACCCTCTTTGCGGATACTAAGAAAGGCAATCGTCCAGCCTTTACAGGGGCAGCCAAGCCTGATATGGCATCAGACTTCTATGATGCTTTCAATCAAAAATTAGCGCAAGAAATACCCGTTCAGACAGGCATTTTTGGAGCGGATATGCAGGTTGAGCTGGTCAATGATGGGCCAGTTACCATTATCCTAGATACTAAAAATAGATAA
- a CDS encoding bifunctional (p)ppGpp synthetase/guanosine-3',5'-bis(diphosphate) 3'-pyrophosphohydrolase: MPKEVNLTGEEVVALTKEYLTEEDVHFVHKALVYAVDCHSGQYRKSGEPYIIHPIQVAGILAKLKLDAVTVACGFLHDVVEDTDATLDDLEREFGPDVRVIVDGVTKLGKVKYKSHEEQLAENHRKMLMAMSEDIRVILVKLSDRLHNMRTLKHLRKDKQERISKETMEIYAPLAHRLGISSVKWELEDLSFRYLNPTEFYKITHMMKEKRREREALVDEVVTKLEEYTTDHHLRGKIYGRPKHIYSIFRKMQDKRKRFEEIYDLIAIRCILDTQSDVYAMLGYVHELWKPMPGRFKDYIANRKANGYQSIHTTVYGPKGPIEFQIRTKAMHEVAEYGVAAHWAYKKGIKGQVNSKESAIGMNWIKEMMELQDQADDAKEFVDSVKENYLAEEIYVFTPDGAVRSLPKDSGPIDFAYEIHTKVGEKATGAKVNGRMVPLTTKLKTGDQVEIVTNPNSFGPSRDWLNMVKTSKARNKIRQFFKNQDKELSVNKGREMLMAQFQENGYVANKFMDKRHMDQVLQKTSYKTEESLFAAIGFGEIGAITVFNRLTEKERREEERAKAKAEAEELVKGGEVKVENKETLKVKHEGGVVIEGASGLLVRIAKCCNPVPGDDIVGYITKGRGVAIHRVDCMNLRAQENYEQRLLDVEWEDQYSNSNKEYMAHIDIYGLNRTGLLNDVLQVLSNTTKNISTVNAQPTKDMKFANIHVSFGIANLSTLTTVVDKIKSVPEVYSVKRTNG; encoded by the coding sequence ATGCCAAAAGAAGTGAATTTAACAGGCGAAGAAGTTGTCGCTTTAACAAAAGAATATTTAACAGAAGAGGATGTCCATTTTGTCCATAAGGCCTTGGTCTATGCGGTGGATTGCCATAGTGGTCAATACCGCAAATCAGGTGAGCCTTATATCATTCACCCTATCCAAGTGGCAGGTATTTTAGCCAAACTCAAGCTAGATGCTGTAACGGTAGCTTGTGGTTTCTTACATGATGTGGTAGAAGATACAGATGCGACCTTGGATGATTTGGAAAGAGAGTTTGGTCCTGATGTGCGCGTGATTGTCGATGGGGTTACCAAGCTCGGTAAGGTCAAGTACAAGTCTCACGAGGAGCAATTAGCTGAAAATCATCGTAAGATGCTCATGGCCATGTCTGAGGACATCCGTGTTATCTTGGTCAAACTGTCTGACCGCTTGCACAATATGCGGACGCTAAAACACCTTCGTAAAGACAAGCAGGAGCGTATTTCCAAAGAAACTATGGAAATCTATGCCCCGCTTGCCCATCGTTTGGGGATTTCCAGTGTCAAATGGGAATTGGAAGACCTGTCTTTCCGTTATCTCAATCCTACGGAGTTTTATAAGATTACCCATATGATGAAGGAAAAACGCAGAGAGCGTGAAGCCTTGGTGGATGAGGTAGTCACAAAATTAGAGGAATATACGACAGATCATCACTTGAGAGGGAAGATTTATGGTCGTCCCAAGCATATTTACTCTATTTTCCGCAAAATGCAGGATAAGAGAAAACGGTTTGAGGAAATCTATGACCTGATTGCTATTCGCTGTATTTTAGATACCCAAAGTGATGTTTATGCCATGTTGGGTTATGTGCATGAACTTTGGAAACCCATGCCTGGTCGTTTCAAAGACTATATCGCCAACCGAAAGGCCAATGGTTACCAGTCTATCCATACGACAGTTTATGGGCCAAAAGGGCCGATCGAATTCCAGATTCGAACTAAAGCCATGCACGAGGTGGCTGAGTACGGGGTTGCGGCTCACTGGGCTTATAAGAAAGGCATTAAGGGGCAAGTCAACAGCAAGGAATCAGCTATTGGGATGAACTGGATCAAGGAGATGATGGAGCTCCAAGACCAGGCTGATGATGCCAAGGAATTTGTGGACTCTGTCAAGGAAAACTATCTGGCTGAGGAGATTTACGTCTTTACTCCAGATGGGGCTGTCCGCTCTCTTCCAAAAGATTCAGGACCTATTGATTTTGCCTACGAAATTCATACTAAAGTAGGGGAAAAAGCAACTGGTGCCAAGGTCAATGGCCGTATGGTTCCACTGACAACCAAGCTCAAGACAGGGGATCAGGTTGAAATTGTCACCAATCCGAACTCCTTTGGACCAAGTCGTGACTGGCTCAATATGGTCAAGACCAGCAAGGCGCGTAACAAGATTCGTCAGTTCTTTAAAAACCAAGATAAGGAATTGTCTGTCAACAAGGGGCGTGAAATGTTGATGGCCCAGTTCCAAGAAAATGGCTATGTAGCCAATAAATTTATGGACAAGCGCCACATGGACCAAGTTCTGCAAAAGACTAGCTATAAAACAGAAGAATCCCTCTTTGCGGCCATTGGTTTTGGAGAAATCGGTGCGATTACCGTCTTTAACCGTCTGACTGAAAAAGAACGCCGTGAAGAAGAACGTGCCAAGGCCAAGGCGGAGGCAGAGGAACTTGTCAAAGGGGGCGAGGTAAAGGTTGAAAACAAAGAAACCCTCAAGGTCAAGCATGAGGGTGGAGTGGTCATTGAAGGTGCCTCAGGTCTCCTAGTGCGGATTGCCAAGTGTTGTAACCCCGTACCTGGTGACGATATTGTCGGCTACATTACCAAGGGTCGTGGTGTGGCTATTCACCGTGTGGACTGTATGAATCTGCGTGCACAAGAAAACTACGAGCAACGTCTCCTTGATGTGGAATGGGAAGACCAGTATTCAAACTCAAATAAGGAGTATATGGCTCATATCGATATCTATGGTCTCAACCGTACAGGACTATTGAACGATGTACTGCAAGTTCTTTCAAACACAACCAAGAATATCTCAACAGTCAACGCCCAACCAACCAAGGATATGAAATTTGCTAATATCCATGTATCCTTTGGAATTGCCAACCTCTCGACGCTAACCACGGTTGTGGACAAGATTAAGAGTGTGCCAGAAGTTTACTCTGTTAAACGGACCAATGGCTAA
- a CDS encoding MBL fold metallo-hydrolase — MKIHKTVNPVAYENTYYLEGDQYLILVDPGSHWEAIRQTIENINKPICAILLTHAHYDHIMSLDLVRETFGNPPVYIAESEASWLYTPVDNLSGLPRHDDMADVVAKPAEHTFVFHEEYQLEEFRFTVLPTPGHSIGGVSIVFPDAHLVLTGDALFRETIGRTDLPTGSTEQLLHSIQTQLFTLPNYDVYPGHGPATTIAHEKTFNPFF; from the coding sequence ATGAAAATCCATAAAACCGTGAATCCTGTTGCCTATGAAAATACCTATTATTTAGAAGGAGACCAATATCTCATCCTTGTAGATCCTGGCAGCCATTGGGAAGCTATTCGTCAGACAATTGAGAATATCAACAAACCAATCTGCGCTATTCTCTTGACCCATGCCCATTATGACCATATCATGAGTCTGGACTTGGTTCGTGAGACTTTTGGCAATCCTCCTGTCTATATCGCAGAGAGTGAAGCCAGCTGGCTCTACACTCCTGTTGATAATCTCTCTGGGCTCCCTCGTCATGATGATATGGCAGATGTTGTCGCAAAACCTGCAGAACACACCTTTGTATTTCATGAGGAATATCAGCTGGAAGAATTTCGTTTCACTGTCTTGCCAACACCAGGTCACTCTATCGGTGGCGTTTCTATCGTCTTTCCTGATGCACACCTAGTCTTGACAGGAGATGCTCTGTTCCGCGAAACAATTGGACGGACGGATCTTCCGACTGGTAGTACAGAGCAACTCCTCCATAGTATCCAGACCCAACTCTTCACCCTACCAAACTACGACGTCTATCCAGGACATGGTCCAGCTACTACTATCGCTCACGAAAAAACTTTCAATCCTTTTTTCTAG